One segment of Eschrichtius robustus isolate mEscRob2 chromosome 3, mEscRob2.pri, whole genome shotgun sequence DNA contains the following:
- the FNDC10 gene encoding fibronectin type III domain-containing protein 10 translates to MRAPLLLLLLAACAPPPCAAAAPTPPGWEPSADAPWCPYKVLPEGPEAGGGRLCFRSPARGFRCQAPGCAAHASAGRSLRANVLRNRSVLLQWRLAPAEAHRVRAFALNCSWRGAYTRFPCERVLLGASCRDYLLPDVHDGVRYRLCLQSLPLRAEPAVAPEPAASAECVEFAAEPAGMREIVVAMTAVGGSICVMLVVICLLVAYITENLMHPAFGRPGLRRQP, encoded by the coding sequence ATGCGCGCTccactgttgctgctgctgctggccgcCTGCGCGCCGCCGCCCTGCGCCGCGGCCGCCCCGACGCCGCCGGGCTGGGAGCCGTCGGCCGACGCGCCCTGGTGCCCCTACAAGGTGCTGCCCGAGGGCCCCGAGGCGGGCGGCGGGCGCCTGTGCTTTCGCAGCCCGGCGCGCGGCTTCCGCTGCCAGGCGCCCGGCTGCGCGGCGCACGCCTCGGCCGGTCGCTCGCTGCGCGCCAACGTCCTGCGCAACCGCAGCGTGCTGCTGCAGTGGCGCCTGGCGCCGGCCGAGGCGCACCGCGTGCGCGCCTTCGCGCTCAACTGCTCGTGGCGCGGCGCCTACACGCGCTTCCCGTGCGAGCGCGTGCTGCTCGGCGCCTCCTGCCGCGACTACCTGCTGCCCGACGTGCACGACGGCGTGCGCTACCGCCTCTGCCTGCAGTCGCTGCCGCTGCGCGCCGAGCCCGCCGTCGCCCCGGAGCCCGCCGCGTCCGCCGAGTGCGTGGAGTTCGCCGCCGAGCCGGCCGGCATGCGGGAGATCGTTGTGGCCATGACGGCGGTGGGCGGCTCCATCTGCGTCATGCTCGTGGTCATCTGCCTGCTCGTGGCCTACATCACGGAGAACCTCATGCACCCGGCCTTCGGGCGCCCGGGCCTGCGCAGGCAGCCCTGA